taaaaaaattctttttcccgGACCGACTAAAAAGACAAATCGTTTGAGTTTActctccaaaaaaaccccattcagaggtttcctcccaaatttacCCTAAACCAAGTCACAGCAGGGTTCAGTTTCACCCTCTCCTGTACAACAAATTCTGATGCATGGGTACACTTTTACAGGAAAGCTGAATGGAATAAATCTGTCATGTGGAAGCATTTCCACTTACTCATCATGGATCAGGCCGTCTTTGTACCTGTAATCATCTACAGACATTAAGAGATTAAATATGATGGGGAGAATTCATGTAATCTGTTTAGTATAATCTGCCATGAGAACGAGCTGGCTCACTAATAGCTGCTCCACAACAGACATTTGAAAATATCATGAActtgtatatataaaaaaaaaaaaaaaaactctcacCTACAGTATATTTTCATTCttactttgggaaaaaaaaaataaaataaaaaaaaaaagcatgaaatggTAAtcatttttctggcttttaccTACACTTTGCAGTAGTTGCAGAGTCAGTTTGAAAACCTGACAGAGGTTAAGCATTATAGCAAACCAGTCTATACATTCTGCAACAGAATCACACTGCTACATTTTATAGAAGACTGGTAACTTTCAAAAGTTTCATTTCCTTCAGCCCACAGGGATACATACCTGTCTTAAGGCAAGGAATAATTGCTTCTAGCAAGCAGAATGGGcaaaaacatttataaaatacttggtcttgcagaaaaatgaacaaaatgcCAATTTAGGTAACACTTTTGCCCCTTAAATTCCAGAGACAAATCTGCACTGCTACAACACATTGCAGAGTCCACCAGCACTAATTCCCTATGGCAGTGAAAAGTTCTTCAGTTCATGGCTTTCCTTCTCCTACTATAAATCTACTgctaaaattcagaaaaaaacaggaccacatatttaggaaaagaaagtaaGTTCATTTAAATGGATGTGATGTTTCAAAATTaagcagcattttgaaaattccTTGATATTTCaagtaagaaaaggaaaacttgcATCTCCACTTTGTAAAAGATGGGAGCACATGCATTTGGTGAGGAAAAGCCTGTCTCTCCACCTGCACTGCTTTTACAATTTGTGCAAAGTGTAAGTGTGGATATTTATTCCTTATTGATCATTTAGCTTAATACACTTTTGTTCAATTTTAGTGCCTctaaaattcacagaaaataaaagccaagaTAGAATTGACATCTATGAGAAAACCTGTCTCTCTCCTCTGTCAAATCAATATCAGTTAGACAATGTTCTTTATCTGAAAGGACAAacagtactaaaaaaaaaaaaaacttttctcaAAGCCTAAATGTAAGTCTTGTACAATAAAACTACGTTTTTGGTGCAGTTAAGAATGcctaagtttaaaaaaaaaaaaaaaaaaaaaaaaagcagaaaggataATCACATCTGAAGGCATATTTTAAGAATGTCTCATTCTTACAGTTCTACTATGGAGATTTGTTTGGGGATGTTACTTGAAAATCTCTAACATGGAACAGTTCCAGAAAAGAATGCATTTTCCCCCCTTCAGGAGGAAAGGGCACTGATCTATTCCATTTCTCTAAACATTTACCTTCTGAACTTTCAGAGTGAAAACATTCAGTACTACGTTTAGAAGATACTGCATGATAAGCAACATTCCTAAGATGATCTGAAGGGTGTACACTGTTCAGTGGTACTTGTAGGAATGTTATGAACATTCTTAAGCTCTGACAATTAATTTGATGTACAATAAAGTTTGCCTCTGTCAAGCAGTAGctgttttttaagttttttattcctgtgttttAGACTAGCTACTTCACATTGTATTTTTGAGTTTTGCCTGGCAAATTCCAATTCACTGTGGATACAAGTGCATTATATTTacagaataacaaaaaaaaatgtatccaGCTAGAAAACTACATCCATATTAAAACATCTGATAAGGTAAATACAGataccttttcttttaatgggGCCAAGAACACTGGGCCTGATACAGTTGATTGGACTTTGACTCCTCCTGCTGAAGAGAGAATACTGAGAGTCAGGCCTGTAAAGGTTCCAATTTGCATCAAATCAACACAACCCTAGCATATGAAGCAGTCTTCAAAACTATTCCTGCACAACCGGAATTCTTGTGGAACCTAAATACATAGATAACAAATAAAGGCTGCCTAATGGAGCAGATTATCTGCCACACAAAGTTCTAGTAGATTTTCTAAGGTTTTCTCCTTCCCTTAGTAAATCACATCTTCATTTCAATCCTTTTCTAAATTTTGTAGTGTATTTATACAGAACTAATCTGCTGACAAAGTTAATTTGAAATACCTGAGAACTTGCCCTTAAGTTATCAAGTCTAGTTTAAAGTTGACACATGCTCTATAAGAGCACACACACATAGAGCTGTCATTGGTAAAGGCTGAACTTTCAGAGCATTTTTATGTAGCAATGCTTTGGCAGTTGTAAAACTGAAGTATCTTTTAATGCCTTAACATCATCTTTAATTAATCTTTGTCTTAAATTCCAATGTTAGCACAACAGACACTCATTACTTACTTGCAGAATCGCCTTGTTGGACTGGGAATAGGGCTTGGAGGTAATCCATTACTGCTCACAAACATTTGCAATGATGGTGAAAAACATTGCTGCAAGAAGTTCAAATGAAGATAGTtcagaatttccttttaaatactCAGCTGTTACACTCCACTCTCCAAAACAAACATCCCTTCTTCTATTCCCTTTTTATTCTTAAAGAAAAGCTAGCAACAGATTATGCAGATTACCAAATATAATCTTACAAGTATTAGATTTTAACTTACAAAAACATACTGGCCCATGCAATTCTGCTCAGATTAAGCTAAAATTGAAACCCACAAGAGAAGTAAAATTGAAATAGACACTGGTCTCTAAATAAGAGAattgtttctgttctttgttACATTTAGAAACAGCAGTACAGTACTCAGGACTTACTTCTATCAAGGGGCTTGTTAAACAAACAAGTTGAGCTTACTCAAAATACCTCTGACCTGAAAACTGACAATATTCCAGAGTAAAACAGGATATTTAgctctgtgattctgcagcTAATTTGATCTTAGCTCATGAATGCTTCTAGCTAAACACAAAAACCTTTCTGTCAAGTTATCTGATAGTGCTTTACAGTCAGAATTCCAGATACAGGACCAGCTGCCAGCAtcagtgttttcccaggaacATGTTTACCCAGCACTTGTACGTGGCTCTTACATGCACCAATCTGGTAGGAGCACATAGATTGCTCCTTTTTTGTACAAAAGCAGAATCACAAGAGGGTGCAAAGTCAAGCAGCCCATCTTCAAAACCAGGTGCCAGTTTCTCTGGGCtacatttcagttttccaaTCATCACTGGAAAAGCAGTTTATCTAACATCCACCTCTTTCTCTGGCATCTGCCACCAGTTTTCAGTATGAATTCAACACACCCAAGTCCTCCTTCAGAGTGCATTTGTGTCTTCCTTTCCATAACAAATGGACACATTTTCATCTCTCACCACACAGATTTGCAGTCCAATTTTGATGCttcttccccaaaatccccccacTTCTGCACCTGGAGATCCTGTCCATGACTATTTTCATGACCTCTTCCAGCTTCCCTAGAACCAAAACCCCAACCGACCTGAACACTGCACAAACAGCAGTAACCGAAAACATCCTTAAACTCTGCAGGCTCCCAGATGGCAATCATTTGATTCTAAGAAACCAACAAAATACGGATTTGGCATTTTTGGTGCTTGTTCAGTTGTgttgttcagggtttttttaaactacgGAACAATTTGTGAAGTTACACATCCTGACAGTTCAGTTTGGTCTAGAATTCTGAAATATTGTCTCAGCTTGGTATTTCACTTATCCTACCTTTCCTATTCCTCTTGTAGGTGAAGGTGCAGGTGAAACTGGAATGAAGTCTATTCTCTTTGGGGAAAAAGATTTCTCAGATTTGTCCAAGTCATTGTCGCTCTGTGAATACAAGGTTTCAGACTTAACACTGGCGAGGACATTACCTTGAAATCCAAGGCACAACCTTCTAATGGAAAGTCATTGGGTCAAATGCACAAAGTAGCTAAAGCAGATGAGCTTAAATTcctcttaaattattttcacagttaattcttctctttcccttaaATTCGTCATTTCAGTGTAAAAGTAGAATTAAATAAGAAACATCTATAAAAAGATTACCAGGCTCAAGCTTTCCTCCCATGACTGGCTTATCTGCATTGCTGTCTGCACTTCCCTAgaatacaaaaaaccccatcagtAGCTACAAAGAGGATAACTCTGGCTATTTTATCACCTTGTTTCAGTAACACACACCTTTCATGTGCTGCTTCTCTGTTCATTAAATccactccttcctcctgcaaGAGAAAAACTTCGTAAGTTTTCCCACAACATTTGATTCATCACAGGTACTTCAAGTAATACTCATGATTGCATTATTTGCCATCAGGATTGAAATATGAGTAGCAGAACCACTACAGAAAGACAGGACAGCCACCAGTCCAGCTCACTGCTTCTCTTAAATCAAATACTTCTAAAATGCAAGGTAGCTTAAACACAACAATAAGCCTTGCAAGGCCATTTCCCTGTTGAAATTAAGTCTTAAGAAATATTCAGTTTTCTTCAGTACTTGAAAAATTCAATAGGAAAGAAATCTCCACTGTGCAAGTACTTCAATATCATACAGTACTTTTCATTCTGTTACTGAATACACAGATAAAAACTCCACTTACCCTTCTGATCTGATGTAGTCGGCTGCTGGGAATACGAATAGGAGATGATGAcaagaactggaaaaataagTGACAGCCACAATGATTAAATCATACATAACTGCTTGCATACATACTATTTACCATCAACTACATTCTTAGGGAGTTCAAAATGAGCTGCACAACTACATGTGGATGACAAACAATGttgcaaaaaagcaaacactgacCTTCAAAAGACTTGTTTTAACTCTCACAAATTCCTTGTTTCACTCAGCAAGTGGCATGGATGTGACTTGCAGGCAGATACTGCTCAGCATCTCAAGTACACAAATAGCTACAGATGCCACTTAGACAAGGGAGATACTACAAATGAAACTGTGATTGTTACACAGTCCCCCACCACCCAGGATATGACAACTCCTGTGAGGGCACCCTTACTCAACCAGCTGGCTATCGTAAAGGAGAAATCTCAGTGATTCAACTCAGTCTTGAGCAACACTCTCTAAAGCTTAACTTCTGCAATTTTTCAATTGTGTGCAATTTTATGCATCTAATTTCTCTGGAACTCTAACATCACATATAAATAGGCCAACAGTTCCAACTCAGGATGGCTATGTGTCCAATGTCATACACACTGATGAGCTCCaaaattctggatttttaaGAAATCTCACAACAGAAGACTTTGGATTAAAAAACCCTGCCACCTTTCCTGAACAGAAGACATAGAGGAAACTTATATCAGGACTTTAAGGTTTTGAGAAAAGCAATATTTAATCTTCACTACCCTcagacaagacagaaaaatttcagtggaaGGAGCACATAAATCCCTCACCTGACAAAGAGagagtagaaaaaaagaaatgcaacatCTTTGAAAAGTTAAACAACTGCAGTAGTGTTCACTACCAGACTTATAACAGAGAGCAACAAATAAATTCCTCTTCTTTCAGTGATTTTCTGAGGTCTAGTGTTCTGCCTTTGTGATACAAGAGCACTATGTCAAACAGGTCAACAAAGAACTGTGACTCCCTCGTCCATTTTCACAACAAAGTAAAATACCCTTTCATGATTTCTAATTCTGACAGAATCTTATTCTTCTAACACAGTCAGGCTTAAGTTAACTTTAAAACTGGACTTAATTTGGTGAGTCACATACAATGTCAACTACTCTTGTCTTCTTGGGGACACACAGTCAACACACCAGTATTATTTCATTATAGGTTTCAGTTAGGGGTGAAAAAATGCTTATTCTGCAGCTTGGAAGCTTGCTAGGATATTTAGTACAAATACAAATCGAGTTTAACTTCATTTCTCTACTCCAATTATTCCTTGTTGTATGTAAACATGACATGATTAAGATTCCTCACCATTCCATGACGGCTCATAACTGTTGTGCTGTTCCTGCGAGTCCGCAACACGTAAGGCTGAAACACCTGGGAGTTGTcactgcagggggaaaaaacaaagttttgtgAACAGCTTGTTTGGGTGCGCTTTACTTAAAGCTCCACAGTGCTGTGACACGCTGCAGGCTCCAGAGCGCTGAAAACATCATTTTATTTGAAGAGGAGCACTGCTGTCGCTGGGAGCGCGGCGAGCACCTTCCGTGAGCCGAGGGGGCATAAAGGAGGCACCGgtggccccggccccgcggggcaAGGGACACGATCCACAAGACGCTGAGGAAGCCCCGGCCTGGTCGAGGCCCGCGGCGAGGCCGGCGGGCAGCGGCGACCCCGGAGCTCGATGAGCCGACACCCCCGGGCCCCTTACCTGAGCCCATGGATGAGCGGGGCGCTGTTCGACCGCCTCAGGCCGCTGCCGTcgcccggggccgcggcgctCCCCGGCGGCAGCTCCAGGTCCAGCTCCATCTTCTCCTGAGCCATtgcggcggcggctccggcttctcccgccccgccgcggcgCCCATTCACTGCCGACGGCCGTCGCGGCTCCTCGGGCCGCCGCTTCCCCGGCCCTACAGGCCCcgcgggcggcgccgcgggCTCAGCCCGGGGGcgcgccgggcccggcggggggGACGGCCGCAGCAGCGCAGCAGCGCCGCATCCCGGGGACAACCCGGGGGCGGCCAATTCCTCCAGCAGCTACTGCTGGTGCCGCTACCCGCGGCGGCAGTGGAAGCACTCCCGCTGCTTCCCTCGGTGCTGACCGCGCTCCGCGTCCGCCGCAGCCACGCACTGCGTATGCGCGGGAATCGGGGCGCAGGCAGCACCGCCCGCCTCGCAAGGCGCATGCGCGATGACTCCAGACCCCAGCACTGCTTCGGTGGCAGGAGAGCTCCTGACAGCTCCCGGGGGCGCTGCGCGCGCTGATTGGCTGTGggaggagtgtgtgtgtgtgtatgtgtgtgtgtgtgtttgaaacGCTGCAACGGTCGGTCGCTAGGACGCGCGCGCCGCGGGGGCGTGGCTGGGGGTGCGGCCTGAGGAGGATCCGGGTTCGAGTCCCTCCCCGACCACAAACCCGGCGTCTTTCCCGTCTTAGTGCGAAAAGGTTTTAGAACCTTCAAGATTAGGCCCTCTTCGACCTAAGTCTCGCAGGCTTTCCCAATGTTCCTCCCAGCCTTCCCTAGCTGCTGAAGCATGTACCAGGGCTTTGATTGCAAGGAGAGTCTGCTCAGCTTTCAGAAATCTGGCATAAAATTCTTTATGAGATGTGATCCTAGTTCTTGACTGTATTCAGGTTTGACACTGGCCTGGGCAAACTCACTCCTAGTGATCAAAGCATCAAAGTGTGTGCTTactttacagtatttttctgcaATAGCAGTTGCATCATACATAATTGTCTCTTACATGCAGGGTTTCAGGGTCTTTCCCAGCaccaaattttaaaaggtcttcattttctcctgggATAAAACAGTTCTTTTGCCAGTGTGCCAGGTATTGAAACTGTTAAGATAGAAAAGTTAGGATTTTTCAACATTTCAACTACCTTAGTTGGGAACATGGCAAGATGAATTATTCTCTTTAAAATGATTGAAGGTAGATGCTTCTAGATAACTGATTAGAATTCTTGTTTCTGTACCTTAGTATTTATTATGGTACCTCCTTGCATTTTTTGTTAATCAAGACTGACTTGAGCATATTCCATTTTTCTACATTTGGCGACTGTGTCTCATCAACCGTTGTTGATGCTTACATTTCTTTCACTGGAATGATACTATTAATGAAGACTTTTGGGCTGACATGCACAAAGATGCATGGAGTTGAGTTAAAAGACTAACAagattacatttaaaatattcac
This sequence is a window from Sylvia atricapilla isolate bSylAtr1 chromosome W, bSylAtr1.pri, whole genome shotgun sequence. Protein-coding genes within it:
- the LOC136373387 gene encoding PABIR family member 2-like; the encoded protein is MAQEKMELDLELPPGSAAAPGDGSGLRRSNSAPLIHGLSDNSQVFQPYVLRTRRNSTTVMSRHGMFLSSSPIRIPSSRLHQIRREEGVDLMNREAAHEREVQTAMQISQSWEESLSLSDNDLDKSEKSFSPKRIDFIPVSPAPSPTRGIGKQCFSPSLQMFVSSNGLPPSPIPSPTRRFCNRRSQSPINCIRPSVLGPIKRKGEMETESQPKRLFQGTTNMLSPDVTHLTDLSSCLSSDILDRSSSSVGSSSDSLTKGSITTESPVTCSNSCSSFILMDDFSPK